GAAACAATTATTGCCCGTGTAGGTGAGGGGATTGTTAACTCAATTGGAGCTTCTCAAACCCATGCTGATGTTTTAGAAGCCCCACAAATGATTACCCAACTTGTTCTTGATAAAGGACTCGATGCGCAAACGGCCTTTGAAATCCTTTCGATCGACATCGCTGATATCAGCGTTGGGGAAAATATTGGAGCGAAGCTTAAGATTGATCGCGCTGAATCAGATAAGCAAGTGGCTCAGGCAAAGGCTGAAGAGCGGCGTGCAATGGCTGTTGCTGCAGAGCAAGAAAACCGCGCGAAGGTTGTCTTGGCAGAGGCCGAGATCCCTAGAGCAATGGCTTTAGCTTTCCAGTCTGGAAATCTAGGTATCATGGATTACTATAAGATGAAAAATGTCCAGTCCGATACAAAAATGCGGGATGCTCTTTCTGAGTATGACGATGAGGATAAAGATGGAAGAAAAAAATAACTTCGACGCGTTTTATCCTTTTTTCATTATTATCATTGTGTATCTAGTAACCTTCTTTAAGAAGCGCGCTAAAATGAAGAGGGAAGCGGAAGAGAAAAGAAAAGCGCCGCCTATTCGAAGGCAGGCGCCGCGTCGCGTAGCAACGCCTCCCATTCCAGTTGCTACTGTCAAAACTTCTGAGCCTTCTGTTCAGCTAAAAAAGCCTCCTGCCACGAGAAAAGGAAAGCCTCGCATTGTTAACCTTGTTCAAGGTCTAAAATCTAAAAAAGAACTGGTTCTTCTATCGGAAATCCTTTCCATAAATTCTCGTGTAAAGTAAATTATTCTCTTTTCAATGCGAGGTGTTTATGACTGTTGAACTTCTAAGAAAATTTGTTGATGTTAGCTATCTCAGGAACGATTTTGAGTATGGAATCGGAAAAATTAAAAAAAAAGACGAGGCGTGCTTTGAGGATGTGCGTAAATATCACGGTTATCGACCCCTTCCTCGCAATGATTCCCCCTATATTTTTAAACCCTATCTATTTGCCAGGGTAAAGGGAACAGAGGAGTGGAGAAGGGCGACTGACCCCAGAAAAATTGGAGGGCAGTTGGGGATTCTGACGCTTACAAACCCTGTTGTTTATATTCTAACGACAGTTAAACGAGTTGCAGAATCAGTTATTATTTTTGCACGCTTTTTTTTTGATACATTTGCAGACCTTTATCCACAAAAAACAACTGACAATCTTGCAAAAGCATTTATTCCATGTTTAAGTGCCAACCTTAAAAAAAAGAAAAGGGAATATGTGGAGCTTTGGGATGCCGTAAAAAATGACTTTCATTGCGCTGTGGTGATGGAGCTTGCCGCGCTTCATGGCCTTTTAAATATCGAGGATGCAACACGCATGCAATTCCTCTTTGGCGATAAAGAACGTCAGTGGAACAGATACAAGGAGGCTGAGGCGTTTAAGCATATAGAAGTTGATGAAACGTCTCTTTACGGCGTTTCTCTGTTCTTTTCAAAGTACTATAAGACTGTGGTCCCACTGCTTTGGACCTTTATTGTGAAAGAATCGGCACAGCGTAGTTCTTTAGAACTCTCGGAGATGATTCATGAGAGTGGTGCCTATGGAGAAGTGATTGATGTGGCTGCATTGAGCTCGGAGCTTGGAGAAAAACATCAAAAAATGGTGGCCCAAGAGCTCGCTACAAAGGCTGTGGGAAGAGAACTTACCACAGGTGATACTGAGTTTGTTCAAAGGATTTTTAATCAATTGACACATTTTCAAGTTGAACACACAAGAGATCAAGCTGTTCGGGAATTACAAGAGATTTTAACTGCTGCAAAAGGAACACCTATTGAATGGTTAGGAAATGTTGCGGATCACATGAGTCAAGCACGAATTAAAAGGAGAGATATTGAGTTATTAGCGGAGGTGATTGATGCCTCTCCTAAATTCAAAGCAATAAATATTAGAGAACTCACCGCTTCTGTTCGATTAAAATTTCTGTTTCTAATGAAGTATTTTTTCGAAATCGCAGGAACCTATCATAGTGGGTTTATTCAATATCAGTGTGCGTATCCTCTCTCTGACGAAAAACAACAGAGGGTTGAAGTAATGGAGAGGACCATTGATAATTCAATTGAGGAAGCTTGGCATAAGTTTGTAACTCATGAGTAGTGGTTATAAGTCTTTGTCGCTGCCGAGCCAATCCAAGGTGGCGACAGTCCGCACTTCAAGCTGAGACTCAGCAATGAGGACTTGCTTTCCGCTAACTTCGATGAGGTAAAGGATGGACTTAGGGCTTAGGGGGCGTTTTTCTAAGATCTTGACAGATTTGAGATAATTAAAGGTTCGGATGCGCCCGTTTGAGATTCTTTTGAACATCCAGACAGTTAGGATCACAAGGACAAGAAGTCCGACAAGGACAACGATTGTCTTGATGAAAGCTGTTTCATAAGACTCAGTGGTTTTGTGGGTATCGGCTTGATGTTCAAGTTTCTTTTCTCCATGCTCGACCGTTTTTTGAATCTCATTTGGAGGGGGCGCTTTCTGCTCAGTTGTGTGTTCCACTTGCTTCTTTTCAGTGGGGGGAGGGCACTTCTCTTTATCCTCATTGGCTAGGAGAGGAAGGAAAGTAAGAATCAAAAAAAATTTCAATACGCGCATGCTGTAATCACCTATTAGTTCTTTTTATTCTGGGGCGAATTGTCTTTTTTGTCTATAATAAGCATCCAAAAGAGGTTTCTGAGTATGACTGGAACAATTGCACTAGACATTGACGGGACGATAACCGACCGGGATCATCTGATTCCCGATGAGGTGGCCCACTACTTTGAAACCCTTCATAAAGAGGGGTGGCGTTTTATTTTTGTCACAGGGCGCCCTCTTTCCTTTACGATGATGACCCTCCCCAAGCTTTGTTTTCCGTACTTTTTGGGCGTCCAAAATGGCTCTGCTCTATTCGAGATGCCAGAGAAAAAGGAAGTTGAGAGGTATTATCTTTCCCTTGAGATGGTCCACATCCTTGACACTCTCCATAAAAATGTCGAAGGGGATTTCCTTGTCTATTCGGGATATGAAAAGGGAGACACTTGCTACTTCCGTCCCGATCATTTTTCAGACGAAATGCGCACCTATCTTAAGAAAGTCGAGAAAGTTTCGGATGCGCCGTGGATCCCTTTAAAGAACTTCGACATCAAGGAGCAACATACTTTTCCCCTAATTAAGTGCCTGGGTCCAAAAGAAGAAATGGAATCCTTTGATCAAAAGCTTCAAAAGCTAGAGGGGATTAAAACGACCCTGATCAAAGACCCCTTTTCCGAGAGTCTCTACCTAATCTTGATTACCCACTCTGAGGCAGACAAAGGAATTGCCATTCAAAAGATCATCAAAAAATTTCCCCTTCCAGCACCTTTGATTACGGGAGGAAATGATAACAATGACATCCCCCTTCTTCAATATGGAGATCAGAGGATTGCAATTAAAGGTGCACCAGAAGCGCTCATAAAGCTTGCGACTGTTATCGCCCCACCGAGCGAGGAATGTGGGATCATTGAAGGACTGAAAAAAGCAATGGAGAATTTGTCATGACTGTTACTCAAGAAGGGCGCGATAGGCGGCAGCTCGTTGATCTTGCCATTCGTGCGGCTCGCAAGCTGGAAAGCGCTCACACAGGGTTTATTCACTATCCGACGCGAGATACGATTCCCTTTTACCAAAATTTTTGCTTTTGTTTAGCTCTTTTTCGATCATTGGTTGGAGACAATGTTCAAGAGGCTAAAGAAAGGTTAATCCACCTCCTTTCCTTTATGGATGAAAGGGGGCTATTTCCTACCTACATGCACGAGTATCCAAAGACGTGTCCTTACGCTCGCTCTTCTTTCCCCCTTAAATTAATCGAAAAGCACTTTGGCCGCATTCTTGGGTGTGAAATCCGCGCAAAACTGCAAACAGTGGCCCCTATTCCTACGCCCCCGAAGGAGATCCTCTCTTCTAGTGATGCAGGAGTTGCTGCTCTTCACCTTGAGGACCTTACTCCTTTGACATCTTACTGGGATCCAGAGCTAAATATTTACAATGGACCTCTAAAGGACGAAAGACAAAATAAAGGGGGAATAGACCTCACCCTTTTTGACCTTTTTATGGGGAATTCTTCTCGTATTCTTAAGCCTCATCCAGTTCATATGGAAGCGGCCCTTGTGTTTTCCCCAAGGCCCGTAGAGTTTTCATGCGTGCATCATCCAGCACCGATCCCTCACGGAAAAGGTTATCACCTCTTGCGCAAAGTTTGGAATGAGGAAGACCATTTGCATACCCTTGTTTGCCAAGAAAAGAAAATGACCCTTAAGGGCGATATTTTGACCTATCCGGAAGAGATTCCCGATGAAAAAAATCGAACAGAACTTTCTTTTTTTGTGAACTATCATCCTTCAAATACGATTCTAATCAATGGGGAGAAGGGAACCGTCTTTCGATTAGGAGACATTGTTCAGATCGGCGACAGGCGAAAATTATCCTTTGAGAAAATCGAAGGAGAAGCAGATCTCTTGGGACACATCAGTCGAGGAAACCGTCCGGCGCAACTTGATACAGACATTACACATGCCCACGACTGGAAAATTTCAATCCGCACCCTAAGGCGCACACCTCATCTTAAGTTAAGGCTGGTTCTTCAGCAGGCTTAAGTGAAGGGCTATCAACTGCAACTCCCATTGCGTGCATTCCATTATCAACATACAGAGTCACACCAGTGATTGCCGAGGCTTTATCTGAGAGAAGGAATAAAGCGGCATTGCCAACTTCTTCCGATTTTAAGTCTTTTTGAAGCGGAGCATTGTGATGGGCATACTCGATCATGGCGCCGATGAACCCAATGGCTCTTGCAGCGCGACTTCCGAGGGCACCTGCAGAGATTGAGTTGATCCGGATATTCCATTTGCGTCCAGCTTCCCAAGCTAGCGTGCGTGTATCACTTTCCAGCGCTGCTTTTGCAGAACTCATACCGCCCCCGTATCCAGGAACAGCCCGCTCCGAAGCAAGATAGGTAAGGTTAATTGCAGAGCCGCCATCAGACATGATCGGACCGAAATACTTCACCATGCTCACAAATGAATAAGCAGAGGCGCTGATTGCTGATAAGTAGCCTTGACGTGTTGTTTCAAGAAGAGGCTTTTTTACCTCAGGACCGTTAGCTAGAGAATGGACAATGATGTCGATCTTTCCGTAGTCTTTTTCGATCTGAGCTGCAACTTCAGAAACGGTGTAGCCATCATACTGCTTATAGCGCTTGTTTTCTTTGATCTCTTCTGGAACTTCGTCGGGAGTGTCAAAGCTTGCATCGATGGGATAGAGCTTGAGGTAGGTCATCATTGAGCCATCTGAAAGTTGCCTTGAAGTGTCAAACTTTCCAGCATCCCATGACGTGGTAAAAATCTTAATAATAGGTGCCCAGGTTCCAATCAGAATCTCACAACCTGCATCTGCAAGTTGCTTAGCGATTGCCCAGCCATATCCTTGATCATCACCAATTCCAGCAATAAAAGCTTTTTTACCTTTCAAACTCATACTTAACCTCATTCATTTTGAGACCTAGACTATAGCACACAAAATCTATCTTGACAATACTTACGATCGACGGTTCCAGCCTTCAGCAGTGAGGATACGACCGACAGGAATAAGAATTTTAACACGCTTAATAGGCGCTGGGGGAACATAAGGAGGTGGGGCTTTCTTAGGAGTTGCAACAACCTTTTTTAGTGCTGCAACAACTTTCTTTTTTGGAACCACTTTTTTAGGGGTAGCCTTCTTAGGTGCAATTTTTTTGCGGGTGGTTATCTTTTTTTTAGGAGCAGCTTTCTTTTTACGGGTAACAACTTTCTTTTTTGGAGTAGTTTTCTTCCGCGTGACAACTTTTTTCTTAGGAGCGGCTTTTTTCCGCGCGGGAGTCATCCGTTTTCTAGCTGGAGCCTTCTTCTTAGAAGTAGCAGCTGTTTTTTTTCTTTTAAAAATCTTTTTGATAACCATGAATATTTCAAATATCAATTTAATTGCATTAATAATACTATCGTTTGTTATTAATTACAAGTTTTTAATTATTAAAATAATGGTTGATTCTTGTGCTCAGGGTTTTTGAGCTCTCCATTAGTTTTTATTTTAGAGGTAATAAAATGGAAGAGATAAGTTTTTCTAGTGATGGGCTGGCATACAGAGCAGTGAATGTTCGTGAGCATGGCGCCGAAAATTTCGATACGATGCAAAAACTTGTGCAATTGTGGAATGAGAAAGGGATAGCCGAGAGTTATATGGGCCTTGCAGGTGGATAAAGGGCCCTTAGAGATAATCCCTTATACAAAGACCGAATCATGGTTTGGCTGCGTATGGAAGCAGCTCCAAGTGCTTTGGCGTTTTACCATTGGGGGGTGGAAACTCACGCCCGATAGAGTCAAAGTTCTTAAAGAAACATATGCTGATTTAGACTCTTTAGGTGCTAAGACGACAGAAAAGGTTGAGCAGCACGCGCATTGTGCTTTTTGTCAAAAGAAAGTCATCGATCCTCAGCTTATTTTAGGTGGCGAGAGAGTGCAAGTCCTATATAACTATGCCCCCATTGGCCTTGGTGGGGAGCGTCTCCATTTTCTGATTGTTTCCAAAAGGCACTGCCCAACATTTCATCAGCTCAACAAAGAAGAATACCAAGAGGCGATGGAACTTGCGCAATTTGTCCAGGAGAGAATCCAAAGCCATTTTAAGGAAGAAGGGAAGCCGATTCAAAAGGTTTGTGCTTATCATAAGACTGGCGCGGATGCTGGTCAAAGCGTCCCGCATTGGCATATGCATTTGGTTATGACGCAAAACGGAGCTCAAGAGTGGCTTGGCAAACTCACGGTATTTCGAAATATTTTAATTGGATTATTCAAATTAAGTGCTGATGCCTTAGAGCATCACAGAAGGAAATACACTGCTTTGCTTGCTGGAGAATAGAGATTCAGGTAAAATCATTTTAAATGAAATATGTGAAAATTGACCCTTTTGAAAAACATCTAGAAGAAGCTCTTCCGGATCACCCTTCGCAGCTCTACTTTATTTTAATGGAAGATCCATTTGAGCGGCGGCACTTGGCAGAGCGGATTGTGGCGCTGCTTGGGATTCCATCGACCTACTGCGAAAGTGACAAGCTACTGCTGCAGCTAGAGTCTCCCTCGATGTTTGCTGAGAAAGGGGTGATTATTTGTGATGAAGTCTCAGCAAAAGAAATTCCTCTTGGAGAGGAATGGGTGTTGATTGTAACAGGGGAAAAACCCCCTCCTTTTTACAAGAAGTTTGAGAAGGAAGCCGTAACCCTCGATCTAACAGGAGAAAAACCCTGGGATCGAAAGAGTCGATTGCAGCGTTGGCTCCTTGAGCATGCACGAGAAAAACAGAAGACTTTGGCTGTTGATGCGGCGGCATATTTGATAGAATTTTCCCACGCTGATTTTGCGCTTTTATTTCAGGAACTGGAGAAGGCTTTGGTCTATGCTGGCAAGGAAAAGACGGTTACCCTTGAAATGATCAAAACAATTTGCAGTTTAGATCCAAAGCAAAGCGGATGGCAACTTTCTGAAGCCGTTGTTTGGGGTGGCCCTGTCCACTTAGGGGACACCGATTTGTATGGGCTAATTGGGCAATTGCGCTACCAACTGCAGCTAGGACTGCAGGTTGCAAGCGGGAAAGAGCCTCCCCGCGCTTCTCCAAAAAAACTCGAGAAAATTCGGAGACTGGGACTTGAAGCTTCGTATTATTTAGAAGGGCTAAAGGAGCTCTTTAATTTAGAATTAAAAATGCGTTCGAATATGTCAAATCAAGGACTTTTGCTTGACCATTTTCGAGCCAAACTAACCGTGAGACGCTAATAGTGCTTTACCTACTCCCCAATCTACTTGGAGAAGACCTCTCCCACGATCCATTTTTGCCCCCAAGTATTGGTGAGGTGATTCAAAACCTAGATGGTATTATCGCTGAAAGTGAGAAAGGAGCGCGTCGCTACCTCAAACGGTTCACTGAAAATTTTCGGGATATTCCCATTCGTCTCTTAAATGAACATACCAAAGAGATCGAAGAGATTGACGCTCTTTTGGCGCCTTTGCAAAAAGGGGAAACCTGGGGCTTGATTTCTGATGCGGGCCTTCCTGTGATGGCAGATCCAGGCGCTGTAATTGTGAGACGTCTTCATAGTTTGAAAATTCCTATCGAAACGTTTCCTGGGCCCTCCTCTATTGTTTATGCGCTCCAGCTATCAGGTCTCTCAGCCCAAAGCTTTACCTTTCATGGTTATGTTCCCCGCAAAGAGGAGGATTTAAAGGAAAAACTTCGCACCCTCCCGAAGGGGCACACCCACGTCTTTATCGAAGCACCGTACCGCTCCGACAAGCTTCTAAAGAATTTAGTTAACGGTCTTCAGGACGAAACAGACCTTTCTGTGTCATGGAATTTGACCTTTCCTAATCAGGGAGTTAGGACCGATAAAATCCTCAAATGGAAGCAGCAGCTTCCCACCCTTGGCAAAGTTCCAGCCGTTTTTGTCATTCATGGAAAAAAATTCTAAGACTTTGTTCGATTCTCTTCGAATTTAGGAGAGAGAGTATGGCAGTCAGTAAAATAATTTATACCAATGGAATTTTGACAGATGCCCGTGGCGCGGCAGCAATTGCTGAGCAGATCAATGGGTTCTGGTGCAAAAAATTTCTGACCGATATAAAATCGAATTTTTATTTGTCAATTGAGAGGTTAATTGGTTAGTAAGGTGATATTGTAATTTTGCATTGACCTACAGAGATTTAGTAATGATGATGCAAGAACGTGGCTTATCTGCATGTCATACAACGATTATGTGTTGGGTTCATCAATATGCTCCCGAGTTTAAGAAACACTTGAAAAAGTTTTTACAATTATCGAATGGTTCTTATCGGGTTGACGAGACCTATATCAAAGTAAAAGGGGTATGGCACTACCTTTATAGAGCAGTCGATTCAGATGGAAACACCCTTGATTGGATGTTTAGCGAAACCAGAAATAAGGAAGCTGCAAAGAAGCTTTTTAGGCAGGTTCTCGCTAATGAACACTGGGAAACTCCTAGAGTAATAAGTATTGATAAGAACGCAGCATACCCTCCTGCTTTTAAAATTGCGGCTTGATTTCTAAAAGACAAAAAAGGGAGGTAAAAGC
The window above is part of the Candidatus Neptunochlamydia sp. REUL1 genome. Proteins encoded here:
- a CDS encoding flagellar biosynthetic protein FliO, whose protein sequence is MRVLKFFLILTFLPLLANEDKEKCPPPTEKKQVEHTTEQKAPPPNEIQKTVEHGEKKLEHQADTHKTTESYETAFIKTIVVLVGLLVLVILTVWMFKRISNGRIRTFNYLKSVKILEKRPLSPKSILYLIEVSGKQVLIAESQLEVRTVATLDWLGSDKDL
- a CDS encoding HAD family hydrolase yields the protein MTGTIALDIDGTITDRDHLIPDEVAHYFETLHKEGWRFIFVTGRPLSFTMMTLPKLCFPYFLGVQNGSALFEMPEKKEVERYYLSLEMVHILDTLHKNVEGDFLVYSGYEKGDTCYFRPDHFSDEMRTYLKKVEKVSDAPWIPLKNFDIKEQHTFPLIKCLGPKEEMESFDQKLQKLEGIKTTLIKDPFSESLYLILITHSEADKGIAIQKIIKKFPLPAPLITGGNDNNDIPLLQYGDQRIAIKGAPEALIKLATVIAPPSEECGIIEGLKKAMENLS
- a CDS encoding enoyl-[acyl-carrier-protein] reductase, which gives rise to MRLSMSLKGKKAFIAGIGDDQGYGWAIAKQLADAGCEILIGTWAPIIKIFTTSWDAGKFDTSRQLSDGSMMTYLKLYPIDASFDTPDEVPEEIKENKRYKQYDGYTVSEVAAQIEKDYGKIDIIVHSLANGPEVKKPLLETTRQGYLSAISASAYSFVSMVKYFGPIMSDGGSAINLTYLASERAVPGYGGGMSSAKAALESDTRTLAWEAGRKWNIRINSISAGALGSRAARAIGFIGAMIEYAHHNAPLQKDLKSEEVGNAALFLLSDKASAITGVTLYVDNGMHAMGVAVDSPSLKPAEEPALT
- a CDS encoding DNA polymerase III subunit delta; its protein translation is MKYVKIDPFEKHLEEALPDHPSQLYFILMEDPFERRHLAERIVALLGIPSTYCESDKLLLQLESPSMFAEKGVIICDEVSAKEIPLGEEWVLIVTGEKPPPFYKKFEKEAVTLDLTGEKPWDRKSRLQRWLLEHAREKQKTLAVDAAAYLIEFSHADFALLFQELEKALVYAGKEKTVTLEMIKTICSLDPKQSGWQLSEAVVWGGPVHLGDTDLYGLIGQLRYQLQLGLQVASGKEPPRASPKKLEKIRRLGLEASYYLEGLKELFNLELKMRSNMSNQGLLLDHFRAKLTVRR
- a CDS encoding SAM-dependent methyltransferase, coding for MLYLLPNLLGEDLSHDPFLPPSIGEVIQNLDGIIAESEKGARRYLKRFTENFRDIPIRLLNEHTKEIEEIDALLAPLQKGETWGLISDAGLPVMADPGAVIVRRLHSLKIPIETFPGPSSIVYALQLSGLSAQSFTFHGYVPRKEEDLKEKLRTLPKGHTHVFIEAPYRSDKLLKNLVNGLQDETDLSVSWNLTFPNQGVRTDKILKWKQQLPTLGKVPAVFVIHGKKF
- a CDS encoding HIT family protein codes for the protein MDKGPLEIIPYTKTESWFGCVWKQLQVLWRFTIGGWKLTPDRVKVLKETYADLDSLGAKTTEKVEQHAHCAFCQKKVIDPQLILGGERVQVLYNYAPIGLGGERLHFLIVSKRHCPTFHQLNKEEYQEAMELAQFVQERIQSHFKEEGKPIQKVCAYHKTGADAGQSVPHWHMHLVMTQNGAQEWLGKLTVFRNILIGLFKLSADALEHHRRKYTALLAGE